A genomic segment from Moorena sp. SIOASIH encodes:
- a CDS encoding AbrB/MazE/SpoVT family DNA-binding domain-containing protein, which produces MFSTTVTDTGQITLPEEIREHLNLVSGSRV; this is translated from the coding sequence ATGTTCAGCACAACAGTTACCGATACCGGGCAAATCACTCTCCCCGAAGAAATTCGGGAGCATCTTAACCTTGTCAGCGGTAGTAGGGTCTAG
- a CDS encoding type II toxin-antitoxin system HicB family antitoxin, whose translation MKTFTAIVERDLDTNLYVGYIPGCQGAHSQGETLDELKENLREVIEMLLEDEKFNL comes from the coding sequence ATGAAAACATTTACTGCAATTGTTGAGCGAGATTTGGATACCAATCTCTACGTTGGTTATATTCCAGGATGTCAAGGCGCACATTCTCAGGGAGAAACCTTAGACGAATTAAAGGAAAATTTGCGAGAAGTAATTGAAATGCTGCTAGAAGATGAAAAGTTTAACCTTTGA
- a CDS encoding PAS domain-containing protein, with the protein MNINDDPVFKALLSSLNTNPGFDFTKHQIPAQKCLKLESLDTKQSYAQPELLYAALEELSMGLEELSEKYEALQAAYAVLESRQQHYHNLFELAPEGYLVTNAQGIIQEANYAAASLLNVQQYYLVGKPLITFICEAESNRFRHQLHQLQELQKLKDWQLVLCPRQGKPVAVEMSVSVCCDPQGNVASIQWLILNVTGLLNR; encoded by the coding sequence GTGAATATAAATGACGATCCCGTATTCAAAGCACTTCTGAGTTCACTGAACACGAATCCAGGCTTTGACTTTACCAAGCACCAAATTCCAGCTCAAAAGTGCCTCAAACTTGAATCACTAGATACTAAGCAATCCTATGCACAGCCGGAGCTGCTCTATGCTGCTCTAGAGGAACTCTCTATGGGTCTTGAAGAACTCAGCGAGAAGTATGAGGCTTTGCAAGCGGCTTATGCTGTCTTAGAATCACGGCAACAACATTACCATAATTTGTTTGAATTGGCTCCTGAGGGTTACCTGGTAACCAATGCTCAGGGAATTATCCAAGAAGCAAACTATGCAGCTGCTAGTCTACTAAACGTACAGCAGTATTATCTGGTGGGTAAACCGCTGATTACCTTTATCTGTGAAGCTGAGTCTAATCGCTTCCGCCACCAACTCCACCAGCTCCAGGAATTGCAAAAGCTCAAGGACTGGCAATTGGTGTTGTGTCCACGGCAAGGTAAACCTGTAGCGGTTGAGATGTCAGTGTCTGTCTGTTGTGACCCTCAAGGCAATGTGGCTAGCATCCAGTGGCTCATACTCAATGTGACTGGGTTGTTGAACCGCTAA
- a CDS encoding HEAT repeat domain-containing protein, which produces MLNILKQASLAGQQENFSLLTHHLQQLSLGKNGQTQQRLNDEEFQLALSLGLQVLKSGDFQEKWDLVKVLPKLGKPVIAPVISILEDEALDLEVRWFAGRILGQFDDPAVVMVLVKLLKDGEDEELAYMASEALANIGTSAVAALSRFPESPEARLLAVQALAHIHRPEVIEPLLSVVNDPSWEIRATAIETLSNFRSPSITPVLLNALTDKVAAVRKEAVIGLGLLRTQLPDLDLVKRIKPLLYDLNLEVCHQAAIALGRLATLEAHQGLVKALQSPATPISLQIEIVRAFSWEFTTNSLQQLQAVLRSAPTPVCREIISVLGMVESDYLKPKAAEILIDFCQSGQLATENHQIKQTLAMSLGQLAQSESIPLLKDLVADSDHSVSLHAIAALKKFPL; this is translated from the coding sequence ATGCTGAACATTTTAAAACAAGCCAGTCTTGCTGGACAGCAGGAAAATTTTTCATTACTAACTCACCATCTTCAGCAGTTGTCCTTAGGGAAAAATGGTCAGACACAGCAGCGGTTAAATGATGAAGAGTTTCAGCTAGCTTTGAGTCTGGGATTACAGGTCCTCAAGAGTGGGGATTTTCAAGAAAAATGGGATTTAGTAAAGGTGCTACCAAAACTGGGGAAACCCGTTATTGCTCCGGTGATCAGCATCTTAGAAGATGAAGCACTAGATTTGGAAGTCCGTTGGTTTGCTGGTCGAATCTTAGGTCAGTTTGATGACCCGGCAGTTGTGATGGTATTAGTCAAATTGCTGAAGGATGGTGAGGATGAAGAGTTAGCCTATATGGCTTCTGAGGCACTGGCAAACATTGGGACTTCAGCAGTGGCGGCTTTAAGCCGTTTCCCAGAATCCCCAGAGGCCAGATTATTGGCAGTGCAAGCCCTGGCTCATATTCACCGTCCGGAAGTTATTGAGCCATTGCTGAGTGTGGTTAATGACCCCAGCTGGGAAATACGGGCTACTGCTATTGAAACCCTCAGTAATTTTCGCTCACCTTCAATTACTCCAGTCCTGCTGAATGCCTTAACTGATAAAGTGGCAGCGGTCAGGAAAGAAGCGGTGATTGGTCTAGGGTTACTACGCACTCAGTTGCCAGATTTAGATCTAGTCAAGCGGATTAAACCATTGCTTTATGACCTGAATTTGGAGGTTTGCCACCAAGCTGCGATCGCACTTGGACGTTTAGCTACCCTGGAAGCCCATCAAGGGTTAGTTAAGGCACTGCAGTCACCAGCTACACCAATCAGTTTACAAATCGAGATTGTCCGTGCGTTCAGTTGGGAGTTTACTACCAATTCCCTACAACAGTTGCAAGCAGTGCTGAGGTCGGCACCCACACCAGTCTGTCGGGAAATCATTAGCGTCTTGGGGATGGTAGAGTCAGATTATTTGAAACCCAAAGCGGCTGAGATTTTGATCGACTTTTGTCAATCAGGACAACTGGCTACGGAAAATCACCAAATCAAACAAACTCTAGCCATGTCCCTAGGACAATTAGCTCAATCTGAATCAATACCCTTACTGAAAGACTTGGTCGCAGACTCAGATCACTCGGTGAGCTTGCATGCGATCGCAGCCCTCAAAAAATTCCCATTGTAA
- a CDS encoding globin family protein produces the protein MSLQVELLEQSFDQVKPRATEFVASFYENLFTDYPAAQPLFDTTDMVAQQKKLLASLVLVVENLRNPDTLGAALKGLGARHVKYGALPEHYPLVGNSLLKTFEQYLGADWTPEVKQAWVDAYGAITTIMLDGADYSSEEVELDSPKPEATTASPQQYEVPESNINWPLFGGVFGAGAIVTLILAMVL, from the coding sequence ATGTCTTTACAAGTCGAACTATTAGAACAAAGCTTTGATCAGGTTAAGCCTCGCGCTACAGAATTTGTAGCCAGCTTCTACGAAAATCTATTCACCGATTATCCAGCCGCCCAGCCTCTGTTTGATACCACGGATATGGTGGCGCAACAGAAAAAACTGCTGGCTTCCTTGGTACTGGTAGTAGAAAATCTACGCAATCCAGATACCCTCGGTGCAGCCCTCAAAGGGCTAGGAGCGAGACATGTTAAGTATGGAGCCCTGCCAGAACATTATCCATTAGTGGGCAATAGCCTCCTAAAAACCTTTGAGCAATACTTGGGTGCGGATTGGACACCAGAGGTCAAGCAAGCCTGGGTAGATGCCTACGGAGCCATTACCACCATCATGTTGGATGGTGCGGATTATTCCTCTGAAGAAGTGGAGTTAGATTCCCCAAAACCAGAGGCGACAACAGCCAGCCCCCAACAGTATGAGGTGCCAGAAAGCAACATTAACTGGCCATTATTCGGTGGAGTGTTTGGAGCTGGTGCAATTGTTACCCTGATCCTGGCCATGGTGTTGTAA
- a CDS encoding cytochrome c3 family protein — MASNLGKFFKPTILQSKVVIIGVMVILLTWLTAAFALDHRSVFLPGTTSEGHVLFEVSCNSCHERFKPVTNETCMRCHEAEMAADAHGAKKFRDPRWAELLTKIDVLTCTACHNEHVHMFGRGVHLKPDLCMACHEGIITGDLASHTGFAPDGCWTAGCHNFHDHRSISTGFLRQNIDQLPMLPEPVLLERTVTAELEEPPTPDLGEEFLGSES; from the coding sequence ATGGCAAGCAATCTCGGTAAGTTTTTTAAGCCCACTATTCTCCAATCCAAAGTAGTCATCATCGGTGTGATGGTGATCCTACTGACGTGGTTAACCGCTGCCTTCGCGTTAGATCATCGCAGTGTGTTCCTTCCTGGCACTACCTCGGAGGGGCATGTTTTGTTTGAGGTGTCCTGTAACTCCTGTCATGAGAGGTTTAAACCGGTCACCAACGAAACCTGTATGCGCTGTCACGAAGCCGAAATGGCAGCAGATGCTCACGGAGCTAAAAAGTTCCGTGACCCCCGTTGGGCTGAACTCTTAACCAAGATAGATGTACTGACCTGTACTGCTTGTCATAACGAACACGTCCATATGTTTGGGCGAGGAGTTCACCTCAAGCCAGACCTATGTATGGCTTGCCATGAAGGCATCATCACCGGTGACTTAGCCAGTCATACAGGATTTGCTCCGGATGGTTGCTGGACCGCAGGCTGTCATAACTTCCATGACCACCGCTCCATCTCTACAGGATTCCTGCGTCAGAATATCGATCAGTTGCCGATGTTGCCAGAACCTGTACTGTTGGAGCGGACAGTTACTGCGGAATTAGAAGAACCGCCTACTCCCGATTTAGGTGAAGAATTCCTGGGGAGCGAGTCATGA
- a CDS encoding cytochrome c3 family protein, with protein MKKLIVIVLVLIGFILVSGIRGNANTAIDVATNGGVPKDPAASLSQAELVEINQLWEGSAHALADVNCSSCHQDSETKELVVKPTQESCQSCHEVAVETFLFGKHGIRISEGLSPLTPAMAHLPMKESAMDKQMNCNSCHNVHSVDTWQASVDSCLTCHNDTHSLNYQNSKHGELFAEQGTLPRPNGESVTCATCHLPRQELENTENTIVVVNHNNTFTLKPRDRMVKEVCMNCHSVEYSYNSIFDDELVEENFARPPSLNLETFDLVRALEKKRSSQAEQ; from the coding sequence ATGAAAAAACTGATTGTGATTGTACTCGTCCTAATTGGATTTATCTTGGTCAGCGGTATCCGAGGTAACGCAAACACTGCTATTGATGTAGCCACTAATGGGGGTGTGCCCAAAGACCCCGCTGCATCGCTTTCCCAAGCGGAATTAGTTGAGATTAATCAGTTGTGGGAAGGCAGTGCTCATGCCTTAGCAGACGTTAACTGCTCTAGCTGTCACCAAGACTCTGAAACTAAAGAATTAGTGGTTAAACCAACCCAGGAAAGTTGTCAAAGTTGCCATGAGGTAGCAGTTGAAACGTTTCTCTTTGGTAAGCATGGCATTCGGATCTCAGAAGGACTATCTCCCTTGACACCAGCAATGGCTCATTTGCCGATGAAAGAGTCAGCCATGGACAAGCAAATGAACTGCAACAGCTGTCACAATGTCCATTCTGTAGATACCTGGCAAGCCTCTGTAGATTCCTGCTTGACCTGTCATAATGACACCCACTCCCTCAACTATCAAAACTCAAAGCATGGCGAACTATTTGCCGAGCAAGGCACCTTACCCAGACCTAATGGTGAATCGGTGACCTGTGCTACCTGTCATCTACCTCGTCAGGAGCTGGAAAACACAGAAAACACAATTGTTGTAGTTAATCACAACAATACGTTTACTCTTAAACCACGCGATCGCATGGTTAAGGAAGTTTGTATGAACTGCCACAGCGTCGAGTATAGCTATAACAGCATCTTCGACGATGAGCTAGTGGAGGAAAACTTTGCTCGACCTCCTAGCCTGAATCTAGAAACCTTTGATCTAGTTCGTGCATTGGAGAAAAAACGGTCGAGTCAGGCTGAACAGTAG
- a CDS encoding DUF3365 domain-containing protein: protein MAIKTLLHRIKTKAVGLIALGLAICVTVVACGGGSSQQAAGVAPELVVDYIHTVLLADRTAYTKHVINRLTKLEGKDKPKGVVDAEATEGWQQTGGIPLPAQMFRLGAEIASENGEFTYGLISPWNINDNQAPKSEFEKKAMAEVVETGEPYKDYQEIAGTTYYSAVYPDKAVAEACITCHNTHPVHKERYPDKVFEMGEVMGGIIINLPLKGT, encoded by the coding sequence ATGGCAATCAAGACATTGCTACATCGCATCAAAACCAAAGCTGTGGGATTAATTGCCTTAGGTTTAGCGATTTGCGTCACTGTTGTCGCTTGTGGCGGCGGTTCCAGTCAGCAAGCTGCAGGTGTTGCTCCAGAACTAGTTGTGGATTATATCCATACCGTGCTGTTAGCAGACCGCACCGCTTACACCAAGCACGTCATTAACCGCTTGACGAAATTAGAAGGTAAAGACAAGCCAAAGGGAGTAGTTGATGCGGAAGCCACTGAAGGTTGGCAACAAACTGGTGGTATTCCTCTTCCAGCTCAGATGTTCCGTTTAGGAGCAGAGATTGCTTCTGAGAACGGAGAGTTTACCTATGGCTTAATTTCCCCTTGGAACATCAACGATAACCAAGCGCCAAAATCTGAATTTGAAAAGAAAGCCATGGCAGAAGTGGTTGAAACTGGTGAGCCTTACAAAGACTATCAAGAAATTGCTGGTACAACCTATTATTCTGCCGTCTACCCTGATAAAGCTGTGGCTGAAGCCTGTATCACTTGCCACAACACCCATCCTGTACACAAAGAGCGCTATCCTGACAAAGTCTTCGAGATGGGCGAAGTCATGGGTGGTATCATCATTAATCTGCCTCTAAAAGGCACCTAA
- a CDS encoding thioredoxin domain-containing protein, producing MNSEKGKLRAKLSIVVGIITVVFAAGTFFLTRSDVSSLSSSTVAGLALIKTMAKQSVPYDVALSNNKPTLIEFYADWCTTCQSMAPILNKLHQKYGETVNFVMLNVDDTQWAKPIEKYRVTGVPQFTFIDSNQQEKEILVGKITETIITKVLQELLS from the coding sequence ATGAATAGTGAGAAAGGAAAACTCAGGGCAAAACTCAGCATTGTTGTAGGAATAATCACTGTTGTATTCGCAGCTGGAACATTTTTCCTAACTCGTTCTGATGTATCTAGCCTGAGTAGTTCAACCGTGGCTGGGTTAGCTCTAATCAAGACAATGGCAAAGCAATCTGTCCCTTATGACGTTGCTCTGAGCAATAATAAGCCCACTTTAATAGAATTTTACGCTGACTGGTGTACCACTTGTCAATCCATGGCTCCCATCCTGAACAAATTACACCAAAAGTATGGAGAAACCGTGAATTTTGTGATGCTAAATGTAGATGATACCCAGTGGGCTAAACCCATTGAAAAATACCGAGTGACTGGTGTACCTCAATTCACATTTATAGACAGTAATCAGCAAGAGAAAGAAATCCTAGTTGGCAAAATTACTGAAACAATTATCACTAAAGTGCTCCAAGAGCTATTATCTTGA
- a CDS encoding pentapeptide repeat-containing protein: MLLYTSPSSQLTTTNPEEVLKRYARGERDFRGINLSEEMLSWVDLEGINLSGAQLYVSILEGVNLTEANLTRANLSWIDLTAATLIKANLTETNLHKADLRGADLSGANLQGSDLSGANLQGADLSGANLQGADLTSAVMSRSFDIGILKLAAL; the protein is encoded by the coding sequence ATGCTGTTGTACACTAGTCCATCTAGCCAACTTACCACAACCAATCCTGAGGAAGTACTGAAGCGATATGCTAGGGGAGAACGGGATTTTCGGGGCATAAATCTGAGTGAGGAAATGTTGAGTTGGGTAGATCTTGAGGGGATAAATCTCAGTGGTGCTCAGCTTTATGTATCTATTTTAGAAGGGGTTAACCTTACCGAAGCGAACCTTACTAGAGCTAACCTCAGTTGGATAGACTTAACTGCAGCTACTTTAATCAAGGCAAATTTGACTGAAACTAACTTACACAAAGCCGATTTGCGTGGAGCAGATTTGAGTGGTGCTAACCTTCAGGGGTCAGATTTAAGTGGTGCTAACCTTCAGGGAGCGGATTTGAGTGGTGCTAACCTTCAGGGTGCGGACTTAACTAGTGCAGTAATGTCTCGTAGTTTTGATATCGGTATCTTAAAGTTGGCAGCTTTATAG
- a CDS encoding cytochrome c biogenesis protein ResB, with product MLEHTLKFIGSIKLAVPLLSIIVAILIGATFYESQVGSTAVQQEIYKSPWFGALMFLLALNLAVSALYRYPWRGARKIGFALTHLGIIVIIAGSAAVIHLGVEGMLPLRTDTASKNQIRVEGELLEVMTPSSQLQQADVLIKPDGSVMPKQIGKLSLVGYSDNTIKTVSFTEGATADNLAVDNPAVRLRLKSDRMGQTLERYLAVAPVAYSKVGIGPAELEIIQVDTVATGKGKSLLSPPQEQNLSPWGSIEVTSKERDTIDTEIIDIKQALSSQAPDSSVKVVDFWPDFRLDANNQRTTASQQLRNPAVQLEVSTPEGVERWFVFGKDNFPPIRSVVSGKPLEGIEISYNIKPQESEDYFRVIVTQSGQLFYAAHSSKGFKSGTLDIGKAVSPGWADFQITLDEYIPHGKINREVIPVFDPTVKGVPALLVSTETGTQTWLPWGEATTINEPTGEIFAAFSPKLLQLPFAIALEDFIVERNEGSDSVAMWTSKIRIEDRDHHVISQRNVWMNHPTWYQGWKIAQASWNPGDLKQSTLQIKREPAWVTALTWTGSGLVISGITIMFYGRGVAKKLRHQPEEV from the coding sequence ATGCTTGAGCATACCTTGAAATTTATTGGCTCGATTAAACTAGCTGTCCCTTTACTTAGTATTATTGTCGCTATCTTAATTGGGGCGACGTTTTACGAATCTCAGGTAGGGTCAACTGCCGTGCAACAGGAGATTTACAAAAGTCCGTGGTTTGGGGCCTTAATGTTCCTACTAGCCCTCAACCTAGCCGTCTCAGCTCTGTATCGCTACCCCTGGCGAGGTGCGCGTAAAATCGGCTTTGCTCTGACCCATCTTGGTATCATCGTAATTATCGCTGGTTCAGCAGCTGTAATCCACTTAGGTGTAGAGGGAATGTTACCTTTGCGCACCGATACCGCTTCCAAGAATCAGATTCGGGTTGAAGGGGAATTGTTAGAAGTGATGACACCATCATCACAGTTGCAGCAGGCTGATGTATTGATTAAGCCAGATGGTTCAGTCATGCCCAAGCAAATTGGTAAACTGTCTTTGGTAGGCTACAGCGACAACACCATCAAAACAGTCAGTTTTACCGAAGGGGCAACGGCAGATAATCTAGCAGTAGATAATCCAGCAGTGCGATTACGCTTGAAAAGCGATCGCATGGGGCAAACCCTAGAGCGCTATTTAGCTGTAGCCCCAGTAGCCTATAGCAAAGTAGGGATTGGGCCAGCTGAATTAGAAATCATTCAGGTAGATACGGTAGCGACAGGAAAAGGAAAATCTCTGCTATCCCCCCCTCAAGAACAAAATCTGAGTCCTTGGGGTAGCATTGAGGTAACTTCAAAAGAAAGGGACACGATAGATACAGAGATTATCGATATAAAACAAGCTCTGTCATCCCAAGCCCCAGACTCCTCAGTCAAAGTCGTCGATTTTTGGCCGGATTTCCGACTAGACGCCAACAACCAACGGACCACGGCCTCCCAACAACTGAGAAATCCGGCAGTACAGTTGGAGGTATCCACACCAGAAGGGGTTGAACGCTGGTTTGTGTTTGGAAAGGACAACTTTCCGCCAATTCGTTCAGTGGTATCAGGAAAACCCCTAGAAGGAATTGAGATTAGCTATAACATTAAACCCCAGGAATCAGAGGATTATTTCCGGGTAATCGTGACTCAATCAGGTCAGCTATTCTATGCTGCCCATTCCTCGAAAGGATTTAAATCTGGTACCTTAGACATTGGGAAAGCTGTCAGTCCTGGTTGGGCAGACTTCCAAATTACCCTAGACGAGTATATTCCCCATGGCAAAATCAATCGTGAGGTCATACCTGTATTTGACCCAACCGTTAAGGGAGTACCAGCCTTATTAGTCAGCACCGAAACCGGAACCCAAACCTGGTTACCCTGGGGCGAGGCGACTACGATTAACGAACCAACAGGAGAAATCTTTGCTGCCTTTAGTCCCAAACTCTTGCAACTGCCGTTTGCGATCGCATTAGAAGACTTCATCGTAGAACGCAATGAAGGCAGTGATTCCGTTGCCATGTGGACTAGCAAAATCCGGATCGAAGACCGGGATCACCACGTCATCTCCCAGCGCAACGTTTGGATGAACCATCCCACCTGGTATCAAGGCTGGAAAATAGCCCAAGCTTCTTGGAATCCCGGTGACTTAAAACAATCAACCCTACAAATCAAGCGAGAACCAGCCTGGGTAACTGCTTTAACTTGGACAGGCTCTGGTCTAGTAATCAGTGGCATCACTATCATGTTCTATGGTCGAGGGGTAGCTAAAAAACTGCGCCACCAGCCAGAGGAGGTTTAA
- the ccsA gene encoding cytochrome c biogenesis protein CcsA, with translation MKPLQLLIGLCLGILILIIPPTQLQPSPLDPLQTLAVQLDGRKKPLDTVARETVAKIHGSTNYRLENNQTLNYLQTYLSLWFNNRDWNQEPFILLTYRPLKEKIGLDLERKYFSFRELVSSNLGAIVLEANQKQADNIELTRDEREALTIEDRLALMLRTVGTDTLPLVPHPSDSKGTWVSILQSQQYYTNEQITPLQQSYQTLKQAYRLDPLLTTVEVGQVAETLHQELAALSPEIYPKDSVLQREVNFSSFRPFSKAWKIYAIALLVLLLGLSVKQLDLYSGAVGIFLTGLFIQGYGFITRMEIAGRPPVTNMYESVVWVGFGIAAIALVFELIYRAKYYLLAAAPLSILCLLLADTLPAVLDPSIAPLVPVLRDNFWLSIHVPTITLSYASFALAMGLGHIILGHYLVAPQSFQRISHLSKFNYRVLQIGVLLLTTGIILGGIWAHFSWGRFWGWDPKETWALIALMCYIVPLHGRLVGWLADFGMAVISVVCFNAVLMAWYGVNFVLGTGLHSYGFSTGGSELIVGTLVGLDLLFVAAAATRHNRWLLSNSSENLVKQLSKNQPVMAKEN, from the coding sequence ATGAAACCACTCCAACTCCTGATCGGACTCTGTCTCGGAATCCTAATCCTAATCATACCTCCAACCCAACTCCAACCATCACCCCTAGACCCCTTACAAACCCTAGCCGTTCAACTGGATGGGCGCAAAAAACCCTTAGACACCGTAGCCCGAGAAACCGTAGCCAAAATCCACGGTTCCACTAACTACCGCCTAGAAAACAATCAAACCCTCAACTATCTCCAAACCTACCTATCCCTATGGTTTAATAACCGAGACTGGAACCAAGAACCCTTCATTCTACTGACCTACCGCCCCCTCAAAGAAAAAATTGGCCTTGACCTAGAACGAAAATACTTCTCCTTCCGAGAATTAGTCAGTTCCAACCTAGGTGCCATCGTTCTGGAAGCCAATCAAAAACAAGCTGACAACATTGAGCTGACCAGAGACGAACGAGAAGCCCTCACTATAGAAGACAGACTGGCATTAATGTTACGCACGGTAGGTACCGATACCCTACCCCTAGTTCCCCATCCCAGTGATAGTAAAGGCACTTGGGTAAGCATACTTCAATCGCAACAGTATTACACCAACGAACAAATTACCCCTCTACAGCAGAGTTACCAAACACTCAAACAAGCCTATCGTTTAGATCCCCTACTGACTACTGTTGAGGTTGGGCAAGTCGCGGAAACACTACATCAGGAGTTAGCCGCTCTTAGCCCTGAAATTTACCCCAAGGATTCCGTGCTGCAACGGGAAGTTAACTTCTCTAGTTTTCGCCCCTTTAGTAAAGCCTGGAAAATTTATGCGATCGCATTACTAGTCCTGTTATTAGGATTATCCGTCAAGCAATTAGACCTCTACTCAGGTGCAGTAGGAATTTTCCTTACAGGTCTTTTCATCCAAGGCTACGGATTTATCACCCGCATGGAAATTGCCGGACGTCCCCCAGTTACCAATATGTATGAATCCGTAGTGTGGGTTGGATTTGGGATAGCCGCCATCGCCCTAGTATTTGAGCTAATCTACCGAGCAAAATACTATCTGTTAGCCGCTGCTCCTTTATCAATCCTTTGTCTACTTCTAGCAGACACTCTTCCAGCCGTCCTAGATCCAAGTATTGCCCCCCTTGTACCAGTACTAAGGGACAACTTCTGGCTCAGTATCCACGTTCCTACCATTACCCTCAGCTATGCTAGTTTTGCCTTAGCCATGGGATTAGGACATATTATTTTAGGACATTATCTAGTTGCTCCCCAATCCTTTCAAAGAATTTCCCATCTATCAAAATTCAACTATCGAGTCCTACAAATTGGTGTTTTACTGCTCACTACTGGCATTATTCTCGGTGGCATCTGGGCGCACTTCTCCTGGGGTCGCTTCTGGGGTTGGGACCCCAAAGAAACCTGGGCGTTGATTGCCCTAATGTGTTACATAGTCCCGTTACATGGTCGTCTGGTAGGATGGTTAGCAGACTTTGGGATGGCAGTCATTAGTGTAGTTTGTTTTAATGCTGTGTTGATGGCTTGGTATGGCGTTAACTTTGTTCTCGGTACTGGTTTACACAGTTATGGATTTAGCACTGGTGGCTCAGAATTGATTGTCGGAACCCTAGTTGGTTTAGACTTATTATTTGTAGCAGCTGCAGCTACCAGACATAACCGTTGGTTGCTCTCTAACTCTAGTGAAAATCTAGTGAAACAATTGAGTAAAAACCAACCAGTTATGGCTAAAGAGAATTAA
- a CDS encoding Rieske (2Fe-2S) protein, translated as MDRRKFMGWFGVGAFATYLPVALAACSPEQSAPKATEKKTPNIDKSVREDGFQAVGTVQQLEEKGKIIDRTADILVVRNLSNNSLVALNPRCTHQGCSVDWKQEDKIFNCPCHGSKFDLDGKVTKGPADKPLTSYETKEEDNLVLVKVS; from the coding sequence ATGGATCGTCGTAAATTTATGGGCTGGTTTGGTGTTGGTGCATTCGCTACTTATCTACCAGTAGCCTTAGCCGCCTGTAGTCCTGAGCAAAGTGCCCCAAAAGCAACAGAAAAGAAAACCCCTAATATTGATAAATCGGTGCGAGAGGATGGATTCCAAGCCGTTGGCACAGTGCAGCAGTTAGAAGAAAAAGGCAAAATTATCGACAGGACAGCAGATATTCTGGTCGTGCGTAATCTGAGCAACAATAGTCTTGTTGCCCTAAACCCTAGGTGTACTCACCAAGGCTGTAGCGTTGATTGGAAGCAAGAGGATAAAATATTTAACTGTCCTTGCCACGGTTCTAAATTTGATTTAGATGGCAAAGTAACGAAAGGACCTGCAGACAAACCCTTGACAAGCTATGAAACAAAGGAAGAAGATAATTTAGTTTTAGTAAAAGTAAGCTAG